A DNA window from uncultured Methanoregula sp. contains the following coding sequences:
- a CDS encoding DUF998 domain-containing protein — protein MNYSKKALSGILIFLGAAVFLFGITISEILAPGYSLTQAISDLGTGSTAYIFNTSIELFGLFILLAVLLLSRGGMDRTFLYLLALAGTGALCTGLFPETTGTSHILAAITVFLFGGLSAIYSAKVFFPPWGWISPVLGIISLAALVFLSGKVYLGLGFGGIERMAAYCLILWALGTGGFLMAGANKDPAPQDRKRQH, from the coding sequence ATGAACTATTCAAAAAAGGCGCTTTCCGGCATACTCATCTTTCTTGGAGCGGCGGTCTTCCTTTTCGGCATTACCATCTCGGAAATCCTCGCACCAGGGTACTCCCTGACACAGGCGATAAGCGATCTCGGGACGGGATCAACCGCATATATCTTCAACACATCCATTGAGCTCTTCGGCCTGTTCATTCTTCTGGCAGTCCTTCTCCTGTCACGGGGTGGCATGGACAGGACATTCCTGTATCTCCTGGCACTGGCGGGAACCGGCGCACTCTGTACCGGCCTGTTTCCCGAAACAACGGGAACTTCCCATATTCTTGCTGCAATCACCGTCTTTCTCTTCGGGGGACTCTCGGCCATATATTCGGCGAAAGTCTTCTTTCCGCCATGGGGCTGGATCAGTCCGGTTCTCGGGATCATCTCGCTTGCAGCATTGGTTTTCCTTTCCGGAAAAGTTTACCTGGGCCTTGGATTTGGCGGTATAGAGAGGATGGCTGCCTACTGCCTGATTCTCTGGGCGCTTGGAACGGGCGGTTTCCTTATGGCCGGGGCAAACAAAGACCCGGCCCCGCAGGATCGCAAACGGCAGCACTGA
- a CDS encoding type III PLP-dependent enzyme — protein sequence MTKVAVDTKKKRKKKSTEETPVPHIGTVSKKLLQELASEHGTPIFVIDHQKLRDNYQEFKQHMPDVQVYFAVKANSNKEIVKTLFDIGCSFDVASMPEFMIVYENIKSMPAKERQQWIWDKIIYANTIKPIETLEALDKYKPLVTFDNHHEILKIRDHAPHAGLVLRIRVPNTGSMVELSSKFGAHPGEAVDLIVEAFDNGLVVEGLSFHVGSQCTNFDNYVQALQISASIIKEVEDRTGKKIRILDIGGGFPVKYHPGIRSIRTLAKKLNTEIKRLFPKDMQILAEPGRFLVANTCTVVAKVVGKAVRDGKPCYYINDGVYHTYSGQVFDHINYPVLPFKSGETQISAVFGPTCDAFDTITLSAELPDLDIGDLVYSENIGAYSHASSTYFNGFPPAKVIHINK from the coding sequence ATGACAAAAGTCGCGGTGGATACCAAGAAAAAGCGAAAGAAGAAAAGTACCGAAGAGACACCCGTCCCCCACATAGGAACGGTCAGCAAAAAACTCTTACAGGAACTTGCTTCCGAGCACGGCACACCTATTTTCGTAATCGATCACCAGAAACTCCGGGATAATTACCAGGAGTTCAAACAGCACATGCCCGACGTGCAGGTCTATTTCGCCGTCAAGGCCAACTCCAACAAGGAGATCGTCAAGACCCTTTTTGATATCGGGTGCAGCTTCGATGTGGCATCGATGCCCGAGTTCATGATCGTGTACGAGAACATCAAGAGTATGCCGGCAAAGGAACGGCAGCAATGGATCTGGGACAAGATCATTTACGCCAATACCATCAAACCGATCGAGACCCTGGAGGCACTCGACAAATACAAGCCGCTGGTCACGTTTGACAACCACCACGAGATCCTCAAGATCCGCGATCATGCCCCCCATGCCGGCCTTGTCCTGCGCATCCGGGTCCCGAACACCGGATCCATGGTTGAACTCTCGAGCAAGTTCGGCGCTCACCCGGGTGAAGCGGTTGATCTGATTGTCGAAGCATTCGACAACGGTCTCGTTGTCGAAGGCCTGAGTTTCCATGTCGGCAGCCAGTGCACCAATTTCGACAATTACGTCCAGGCCCTGCAGATCTCGGCAAGCATCATCAAGGAAGTGGAAGACCGGACCGGCAAGAAGATCCGGATTCTCGATATCGGGGGTGGATTCCCGGTCAAATACCACCCGGGCATCAGATCCATCCGCACGCTTGCAAAGAAGCTCAATACCGAGATCAAACGCCTCTTCCCAAAAGATATGCAGATTCTTGCCGAACCGGGCCGGTTCCTTGTCGCCAACACCTGCACGGTCGTGGCAAAAGTAGTTGGAAAAGCAGTCCGCGACGGCAAGCCCTGCTACTACATCAACGACGGAGTTTACCACACGTATTCCGGCCAGGTCTTCGACCATATCAATTACCCGGTCCTGCCATTCAAGAGTGGCGAGACACAGATCTCGGCGGTCTTCGGGCCAACCTGCGATGCATTCGACACGATAACCCTCTCCGCGGAACTTCCGGATCTCGATATCGGCGACCTTGTCTATTCCGAGAATATCGGGGCGTACTCGCATGCCTCGTCAACCTACTTCAACGGGTTCCCGCCCGCAAAAGTGATCCATATCAACAAGTAA
- a CDS encoding saccharopine dehydrogenase NADP-binding domain-containing protein: MDFKNRVLIIGYGAVSKCMLPILLRHVSVPLENITIIDFKDKSADLKAWTAGGLRFVKKKILPKNLTEVLSEYLSPGGLLIDVAWNIDCCEVAQWCHDNNVLYVNTSVEAWDPDATVATATPYEKTLYFRQMRLMELTKNWKDAATCVVDHGANPGLISHFAKQGLVDIAERMIADGIAKDPGRIKRLINERDFAQLAMETGIKVIHCAEHDTQISRSPKKVGEFVGTWCIEGLREEGIAPAEIGWGTHEKTLPPLAIIPPVGPKNGILIPKMGINTWVRSWVPNQEIIGMVIRHGEAFGISERWTVWKDGQPVYRPTVHYAYMPCDATIASIQELRARNYELQPKLRIMSDREIVSGADILGALLMGHPYKSWWTGSILPIDEAKKLAPGQNATTIQVALGVVSAVMWMIAHPRQGFCLPDDLPHEFVLDIAKPYLGEFWSGPSDWTPLKNRAIYFKENPENNYDREDIWQFKNFLFVQ; encoded by the coding sequence ATGGATTTCAAAAACAGAGTACTCATCATCGGTTACGGGGCGGTATCCAAGTGCATGCTTCCCATCCTGCTCAGGCACGTGAGCGTACCGCTTGAGAACATCACGATCATTGATTTCAAGGATAAATCCGCAGATCTCAAGGCCTGGACTGCCGGGGGATTACGCTTTGTCAAGAAGAAGATCCTCCCCAAAAACTTGACCGAGGTTCTCTCGGAATACCTGTCTCCCGGCGGCCTCTTGATCGATGTTGCCTGGAACATCGACTGCTGCGAGGTGGCGCAGTGGTGCCATGACAACAATGTCCTCTATGTCAATACATCCGTTGAAGCCTGGGATCCCGATGCAACGGTTGCAACAGCCACTCCGTACGAGAAAACCCTCTATTTCCGCCAGATGCGGCTCATGGAGCTGACAAAAAACTGGAAAGATGCAGCAACCTGCGTTGTTGACCACGGTGCCAACCCGGGCCTCATCTCCCACTTTGCCAAGCAGGGTCTTGTGGATATTGCAGAGCGGATGATTGCCGACGGGATTGCAAAAGACCCGGGACGGATCAAACGGCTGATCAATGAACGGGACTTTGCCCAGCTCGCCATGGAGACGGGCATCAAAGTCATCCACTGCGCAGAACACGATACCCAGATCTCCCGGTCCCCCAAGAAAGTGGGCGAGTTTGTCGGTACCTGGTGCATAGAAGGCCTCCGGGAAGAGGGCATAGCGCCCGCGGAGATCGGCTGGGGCACCCACGAGAAGACGCTGCCCCCCTTAGCCATCATTCCCCCGGTCGGCCCGAAGAACGGGATCCTCATCCCCAAGATGGGCATCAATACCTGGGTTCGGTCCTGGGTTCCCAACCAGGAAATCATCGGCATGGTCATCCGGCACGGGGAGGCCTTTGGCATATCCGAACGGTGGACGGTCTGGAAAGACGGGCAGCCGGTCTACCGCCCGACCGTTCACTATGCGTACATGCCCTGCGATGCCACGATCGCATCCATCCAGGAACTGCGCGCACGCAACTACGAGCTCCAGCCGAAGCTCCGGATCATGAGCGACCGGGAGATAGTCTCCGGTGCCGACATCCTCGGGGCGCTCCTGATGGGCCACCCCTACAAATCCTGGTGGACGGGCTCCATTCTCCCGATTGATGAGGCCAAGAAGCTCGCACCGGGCCAGAATGCAACCACCATCCAGGTTGCCCTTGGCGTTGTCAGCGCCGTGATGTGGATGATCGCGCACCCGCGGCAGGGTTTCTGCCTTCCCGACGATCTGCCGCACGAGTTCGTCCTTGATATCGCAAAACCCTACCTCGGGGAGTTCTGGTCCGGGCCCTCGGACTGGACGCCGTTGAAAAACCGTGCCATCTACTTCAAGGAGAACCCGGAGAACAATTATGACCGGGAAGATATCTGGCAATTCAAAAACTTCTTATTCGTGCAATAA
- the pfdA gene encoding prefoldin subunit alpha produces MADTMQPMDQRELMTLQHYLKEYGQQAEIFVSQLELLENGRMEAHAAIEALEAMLAAEDNTVLLQIGGGASVRAKVLEPEKVLLAIGSEVVVERSNKDAVEFLKERIIEMEASQKKVAETLDRLRSQMNEINKRIESGYQQAMAGQEAE; encoded by the coding sequence ATGGCAGATACCATGCAACCAATGGACCAGCGTGAACTCATGACGCTCCAGCACTACCTCAAGGAATACGGCCAGCAGGCAGAGATTTTTGTCAGCCAGCTGGAACTTCTGGAGAACGGGAGGATGGAGGCGCATGCAGCTATCGAGGCTCTCGAAGCCATGCTTGCTGCAGAAGACAACACGGTCCTTCTCCAGATTGGCGGCGGGGCCAGTGTCAGGGCAAAAGTCCTCGAACCCGAGAAGGTGCTTCTCGCCATAGGATCGGAAGTTGTTGTGGAACGCTCCAACAAGGATGCCGTTGAGTTCTTAAAAGAACGGATCATCGAGATGGAAGCTTCCCAGAAGAAGGTGGCCGAGACCCTTGACCGGCTCCGCTCCCAGATGAACGAGATCAACAAACGGATCGAATCGGGCTACCAGCAGGCCATGGCCGGACAGGAAGCTGAATAA